A window of Notolabrus celidotus isolate fNotCel1 chromosome 11, fNotCel1.pri, whole genome shotgun sequence contains these coding sequences:
- the LOC117821880 gene encoding uncharacterized protein LOC117821880 isoform X2 gives MAAGNYKVPPPFDEKKSYESWKNEVEIWRLVTDLEKKKQALAVALSLTGRARDCVLEIAAGDLNKDDGMTKLLTKLDSVFLKEEKDRQYEAYTDFDRITREKGAPMADYIVEFERRYNRLSKFNMQLPDAVLAFKLLDTAGLSVKDKQLALTACADLSFDYMKSALKRIFGDNAPQEGASEQRMSGDADSAYYTRFTGKRESKQSQQGTVQGTNPLDRYGRRTRCAVCQSTYHWAKDCPHKNEQVKLTEDERMTNVVEECNITLLSKDSLSDTEIFMVESLGSAVIDTACTRTVCGEKWLNDYLNGLKPSDLQKIQDTKSARSFKFGDGRVVYSTKKVSIPAVIGQTKCKIETEVVPVDIPLLLSKTSLKRASAVLDIENDKATMFKQPVKLELTSSGHYCVKIKDVKLDESETSEENEVLTVTENMTTQDKKRVLLKLHKQFGHASADRLQKLLACSVQEALSPPRSPERL, from the exons ATGGCCGCTGGCAATTACAAAGTTCCACCACCGTTTGACGAGAAGAAGTCGTACGAAAGCTGGAAAAATGAGGTTGAAATTTGGAGGCTAGTTACCGActtggagaagaagaagcaggcaTTGGCAGTCGCCTTGTCGCTAACAGGAAGAGCGAGGGATTGCGTGCTGGAAATAGCCGCGGGAGACCTGAATAAGGATGATGGAATGACTAAACTTTTGACAAAATTAGACTCTGTGTTCctaaaagaggagaaagatcGCCAGTACGAGGCATACACGGACTTTGACCGGATAACAAGGGAAAAGGGCGCTCCGATGGCGGATTACATCGTTGAATTTGAACGTCGATACAACAGACTCAGTAAGTTCAACATGCAGCTTCCAGATGCAGTTTTAGCTTTCAAGCTACTTGACACAGCGGGACTTAGCGTTAAAGACAAACAGCTGGCGCTTACCGCTTGTGCAGACCTCTCATTCGATTACATGAAGTCAGCTTTGAAAAGAATCTTCGGCGATAACGCACCACAAGAGGGCGCCAGTGAACAACGCATGAGTGGAGATGCTGACTCTGCATACTACACAAGATTTACCGGCAAAAGAGAGAGTAAACAAAGTCAACAAGGGACCGTGCAGGGCACAAACCCACTCGACAGATATGGGAGGCGAACTAGATGTGCAGTCTGCCAAAGCACTTATCACTGGGCAAAAGATTGTCCACATAAAAATGAACAGGTCAAGCTGACAGAAGATGAGCGGATGACAAATGTTGTTGAAGAATGTAATATTACTTTGTTGTCCAAAGACTCATTATCAGACACAGAAATCTTCATGGTAGAGTCCTTAGGGTCAGCTGTAATTGATACAGCCTGCACCAGAACTGTGTGTGGAGAAAAATGGCTGAATGACTACCTCAACGGACTAAAACCGAGTGACTTACAAAAAATTCAGGACACAAAGAGTGCACGGTCGTTCAAGTTTGGGGATGGGAGAGTTGTGTATTCCACAAAGAAAGTGTCAATCCCAGCTGTGATAGGACAGACCAAATGTAAAATAGAAACAGAAGTTGTCCCAGTTGATATCCCATTGCTTTTGAGCAAAACTTCTCTAAAAAGAGCAAGTGCAGTTTTGGACATTGAAAATGATAAAGCCACAATGTTCAAGCAACCAGTCAAACTGGAACTAACATCTTCAGGACATTATTGTGTAAAGATAAAAGATGTCAAGTTGGATGAAAGCGAGACCTCAGAGGAGAATGAAGTCCTGACAGtgacagaaaacatgacaacacaGGACAAAAAGAGAGTTTTGTTAAAGTTGCACAAGCAATTTGGACATGCCTCAGCTGACAGACTTCAGAAACTATTGGCCTGCTCAG TGCAGGAAGCATTGTCACCTCCAAGAAGCCCAGAGAGATTATGA
- the LOC117821880 gene encoding uncharacterized protein LOC117821880 isoform X1, translating into MAAGNYKVPPPFDEKKSYESWKNEVEIWRLVTDLEKKKQALAVALSLTGRARDCVLEIAAGDLNKDDGMTKLLTKLDSVFLKEEKDRQYEAYTDFDRITREKGAPMADYIVEFERRYNRLSKFNMQLPDAVLAFKLLDTAGLSVKDKQLALTACADLSFDYMKSALKRIFGDNAPQEGASEQRMSGDADSAYYTRFTGKRESKQSQQGTVQGTNPLDRYGRRTRCAVCQSTYHWAKDCPHKNEQVKLTEDERMTNVVEECNITLLSKDSLSDTEIFMVESLGSAVIDTACTRTVCGEKWLNDYLNGLKPSDLQKIQDTKSARSFKFGDGRVVYSTKKVSIPAVIGQTKCKIETEVVPVDIPLLLSKTSLKRASAVLDIENDKATMFKQPVKLELTSSGHYCVKIKDVKLDESETSEENEVLTVTENMTTQDKKRVLLKLHKQFGHASADRLQKLLACSGNTDDECSTILKDIVKNCETCIRHSKPQTKPAVGLPMASTYNETVAMDLHELEPGLWYLHVIDHFTRFSAGSIVTSKKPREISTPRRR; encoded by the coding sequence ATGGCCGCTGGCAATTACAAAGTTCCACCACCGTTTGACGAGAAGAAGTCGTACGAAAGCTGGAAAAATGAGGTTGAAATTTGGAGGCTAGTTACCGActtggagaagaagaagcaggcaTTGGCAGTCGCCTTGTCGCTAACAGGAAGAGCGAGGGATTGCGTGCTGGAAATAGCCGCGGGAGACCTGAATAAGGATGATGGAATGACTAAACTTTTGACAAAATTAGACTCTGTGTTCctaaaagaggagaaagatcGCCAGTACGAGGCATACACGGACTTTGACCGGATAACAAGGGAAAAGGGCGCTCCGATGGCGGATTACATCGTTGAATTTGAACGTCGATACAACAGACTCAGTAAGTTCAACATGCAGCTTCCAGATGCAGTTTTAGCTTTCAAGCTACTTGACACAGCGGGACTTAGCGTTAAAGACAAACAGCTGGCGCTTACCGCTTGTGCAGACCTCTCATTCGATTACATGAAGTCAGCTTTGAAAAGAATCTTCGGCGATAACGCACCACAAGAGGGCGCCAGTGAACAACGCATGAGTGGAGATGCTGACTCTGCATACTACACAAGATTTACCGGCAAAAGAGAGAGTAAACAAAGTCAACAAGGGACCGTGCAGGGCACAAACCCACTCGACAGATATGGGAGGCGAACTAGATGTGCAGTCTGCCAAAGCACTTATCACTGGGCAAAAGATTGTCCACATAAAAATGAACAGGTCAAGCTGACAGAAGATGAGCGGATGACAAATGTTGTTGAAGAATGTAATATTACTTTGTTGTCCAAAGACTCATTATCAGACACAGAAATCTTCATGGTAGAGTCCTTAGGGTCAGCTGTAATTGATACAGCCTGCACCAGAACTGTGTGTGGAGAAAAATGGCTGAATGACTACCTCAACGGACTAAAACCGAGTGACTTACAAAAAATTCAGGACACAAAGAGTGCACGGTCGTTCAAGTTTGGGGATGGGAGAGTTGTGTATTCCACAAAGAAAGTGTCAATCCCAGCTGTGATAGGACAGACCAAATGTAAAATAGAAACAGAAGTTGTCCCAGTTGATATCCCATTGCTTTTGAGCAAAACTTCTCTAAAAAGAGCAAGTGCAGTTTTGGACATTGAAAATGATAAAGCCACAATGTTCAAGCAACCAGTCAAACTGGAACTAACATCTTCAGGACATTATTGTGTAAAGATAAAAGATGTCAAGTTGGATGAAAGCGAGACCTCAGAGGAGAATGAAGTCCTGACAGtgacagaaaacatgacaacacaGGACAAAAAGAGAGTTTTGTTAAAGTTGCACAAGCAATTTGGACATGCCTCAGCTGACAGACTTCAGAAACTATTGGCCTGCTCAGGTAATACTGATGATGAATGCAGCACCATTCTCAAAGACATTGTAAAAAACTGTGAAACATGCATCAGACACAGTAAACCACAGACAAAGCCAGCGGTAGGTTTGCCAATGGCCTCCACCTATAACGAAACTGTAGCTATGGACTTGCATGAACTTGAGCCAGGACTATGGTATCTGCATGTTATTGACCATTTTACACGTTTCAGTGCAGGAAGCATTGTCACCTCCAAGAAGCCCAGAGAG